CACCGGTGGCGAGAAGGTATTCGTCGAAGAGGTCGAGAAGGTGCTCACCGGTCACCCGGCGGTGGTCGACGCCGTCGTCACCCGCCGGCCCCACGAACGGTGGGGCAGCGCAGTTGTCGCGGTGGTGGTGCTGGCGCCGGGGGATTCCCTCACCGTACAGCCAGCTGCTGCCATCCGGGAGTTCTGCGCGGAACGGCTGGCCGGCTTCAAAGTGCCCAAAGACATCGTGATCGTCGAACAGATCCGGCGGCTCGGCAACGGCAAGGCCGACTATCGATGGGCGCAGCAGATCGCGGCGAGGGGAAGTTGATATGGATTTCTGCACAGTCGAATTGGGGCCGAATGAGCAGCAGTTCCTCGACCGGGCCCGCGAGTTCCTCGGCCGTCAGGTAACACCGGAGCGGATCGAACATGCCCGGATCGCCGGCGAAGGGTTCATCGAAGATGTGCACCTGGCGATGGGAGCCGAGGGCTGGCTGGAACCCGAAGCCAAGAAGGCCGTTGACGGTGGCTTCACCCCGCTGCAGCGCAGGATCTGGGCGCTCGAATGCCGTCGCGCGCGGGTGCCGCTGCAAACCTGGGGCGCAACGATGATGATCCTGGCTGCTGTGCAGCGATTCGGACAATCTGAGTTGGTCGATGCGATCCTGCCCAGCGTTTACAACGGCACAGTCCGATTCGCGATGGGCTACACCGAGCCCGAAGGCGGATCGGACATCGCTACGTGCAAGACGAGGGCGGTGGCCGACGGTGATCGGTGGATCATCAACGGCCAGAAGATGTTTACCACCGGCGCGCAGCACTGCCAGTACGTTTTCTTGCTGACCAACAGCGCTCCCGGCGGTGCGCGGCACCGAGACCTCACGATGTTCCTGGTGCCACTGGACACGCCGGGCATCGAGATCCAGGGCTTGCGGACCGTGGACGGCGAACGCACCAACATCACCTTCTACAACGACGTCGTCCTCCCCGACCGGTACCGGATCGGAGAGGTCAACGACGGCTGGACCGTTCTGAGTGGTCCGCTGGCCGCCGAGCACGGCGCCCGTAGCCCAGATCGTCACGGGCTGGCCGACATCGCGATCATGAGCGCGGCCGGGACCGAAATGGCTGTCATCGCCGACTCGGTCGCGGGTGAGTCGGCCGATTGCACCGGTGGATCGGCCGAATACCGGCTCGGACGTGCCCACGCCCGAATCGAGGCGGCGTTGAGTACTCCAGGGATCTTCGGCCGCGTCGCGATCGCACAGACCATGCGCGACCTCGCCCCTGAGTTGATGGACCTGATGGGCCCGACCGCGGCGTTGGGCGGCGACACCGAACACCTCTACCGTGTGGCCCCGCTGATCGGGATCTACGGCGGCACCATCGACGTCTTCCGCAACATGATCGCCACGCACGTTCTGGGCCTGGGGCGACCGAGCTATGCACGTACAGGGAAGGAGTCGACATGAGCATCGAGGTACTCGCCGACGGACTCGGATTCACCGAGGGGCCGGCGCTGCTGCCCGACGGCAGGGTGGCGCTCACCTCGATCAGCCACGGCTGTGTCTACGTCGTGGATCCGACCGGGGGACCGCTCGAGAAGATCGCGACAGGGGGAGGTGCCAACGGCCTGGCGGTCGCACCGGACGGGACGATGTACGTCGCGCAGAACGGCGGCATCTTCGGCGGCAGCGGTCCCGCGGAACCCGGCGTGCAGGTGATCCAGAACGGGCGCGCCGAGTACCTCGCCACGGGCATGCAAGCGCCCAACGACCTCGTCATGCGGCCCGACGGCCACATCTGGGTCACCGACACGCGCGCCGAGATCGACTTCTTCAAGCCGCAGCAGGACAAGCAGGGATGGGTGTGGAGCGTCGAGGTCGGCAGCGGCGCAAAGCAATTGGTGCTCGACGACGGCCCGGTATTCATCAACGGTCTCGGCTTTACACCGGATGACCGCCAATTATTGGTGACCACGACGTGCGGGTCGCAACTGTGGAATTATCCGATCACGCAAGACGGCGGCGTACATGCCGCCGCTGGCGGGGTCCTGCACACCTTCGAAAGCGGGTGGTCCGACGGCATGGCGGTGTGTCCTGATGGAGCCTTGTGGGTCGCGCTGACGGGTGGCCACCGGCTGGACCTGATCGGCGCCACGGGAACGCGACTGGACAGTGTCGCCCTCGCCGACGGATCGCTTCCCACCAACGTCTGCCTGGGCCGGCGTCCCGGCGAACTGCTCGTGACGGCGTCCTTCCACCAGGCCCTACTCCGAGTGTCCTTGGAACCGCGATGATGTCATCTGTCGACCCGTTGCTCGCTGAGGGTGGGGACTGCCGCGCTGAACGCTATGTCATGCAGGTGGTGGCAAACTGTGCCAGCGATGTCGTGCGTCTGGCAGGCGGCGCGATATTCGACCGGGCCCTCTGCGGCTGGGACGTCGCTGTCTATCTGCCCACCGGCGCCGCCGAGCGCGCAATCTCGATACTGGGCGCGCGTGTTGTCGACTTGAGCGCGCTCGGCGACGACGACAACCCAGCGCAACCCACAATCGTCATCGAGTGCGTCGGTGCGATATCCCACCTGGCGGGTCGGTGGCGGGACCGGGGCTGGTGGATCGCGCAGGATCTGCCGGCGGGTCTGCATCAAGACTGCATCCCGATTCAGTTGAGCAGCGCGGCAGCGGTTTTCAAAGGGCACGCGCTCGCGGCAGCAGGCTGCCCCGGCAACAGAGCGGGGAGCACGGAGACGTTCCTGTGGAGCACCGCCGGCCCGTCGATGTCGAGGCGATCGTCTGGATCGCTCATCAACTGCGACAACGAGGAGGCCAGCGATCGATATGAGCGCGTTCGCAGGTAGAACAATCGCCATCACCGGGGCAGCACGGGGGATCGGCTTGGCGACCGCCCGAGCTCTCGCCGGACGGGGGGCGACGGTAGTGATCGGTGACCGCGACGCCGACGCCTTGAGTGCGGCTCTGGACGAATTTCCGGCGTCGGATCTCGTCAGCGGTCACCCACTCGACGTCACTGACGCGTCGTCGTTTGCGGCGTTCGTGGACCACGCGCGGTGTGACGGAGGAGGCCGCATCGACGTCTTAATAAACAACGCCGGAGTGATGCCGGTCGGTCACTTCCTTCAGCAGAGCGACCACGAGATCCGCACCGCAGTCGAGGTGAATCTCTGTGCGGTGCTGACCGGGTGCCGCCTGGTTCTGCCTGAGATGGTTGCTCGTCGAAGCGGCCACATCGTGAACATCGCATCGCTTGCCGGCGCCGTACCCGTCCCGGGCGAGGTTGTCTACGCCGGAACCAAAGCCGCCGTCGTCGCCCTTTCCACTGCCATGGCAGATGAGTTCACCACGCACGGGGTAGAGGTCAGCGTGGTATCCCCGCCATTCACCGCGACCGATCTGATCGCCGGAATCGCAACCCCGTCAGGAAGCAAGGCTGTGACGCCCGACGCGATCGCCACAGCCGTCGTCGCGGTCATCGAACGCCCGAGAACCCATGTTGTGGTGCCACATTCGATGCGCTTCATTGCGCCACTGATGTCGATGATGGGTCCGCGGAGTCGCCGCAGGCTCAACAAACTCGTCGGATCTGACCGCGCCTTCCTCGACTACGACGGCGCCGCACGACGCGCCTATCAACAGCGCATCGACACCGCGATGGGTGCCAACGACATCCCACCCGGTTACCATAATGATTGATGCATTGGTCGGTCCCATGACGTCGAGCACATATCTGGGTCGTCGCTCGGTGTTTCTGAGCCGAAACAGCATGCGCTGACTGTTTCGCTACGGCGACAGACTATGTCGGTACGAAGGAAAGACCATGAAGGCGCGACCGGGTAGCGCAGTGGCGGCGGTAGATATGCGCGCGGTGTTCGATGCTGCCTATGTGG
The window above is part of the Mycolicibacterium fortuitum subsp. fortuitum genome. Proteins encoded here:
- a CDS encoding SMP-30/gluconolactonase/LRE family protein, yielding MSIEVLADGLGFTEGPALLPDGRVALTSISHGCVYVVDPTGGPLEKIATGGGANGLAVAPDGTMYVAQNGGIFGGSGPAEPGVQVIQNGRAEYLATGMQAPNDLVMRPDGHIWVTDTRAEIDFFKPQQDKQGWVWSVEVGSGAKQLVLDDGPVFINGLGFTPDDRQLLVTTTCGSQLWNYPITQDGGVHAAAGGVLHTFESGWSDGMAVCPDGALWVALTGGHRLDLIGATGTRLDSVALADGSLPTNVCLGRRPGELLVTASFHQALLRVSLEPR
- a CDS encoding SDR family oxidoreductase → MSAFAGRTIAITGAARGIGLATARALAGRGATVVIGDRDADALSAALDEFPASDLVSGHPLDVTDASSFAAFVDHARCDGGGRIDVLINNAGVMPVGHFLQQSDHEIRTAVEVNLCAVLTGCRLVLPEMVARRSGHIVNIASLAGAVPVPGEVVYAGTKAAVVALSTAMADEFTTHGVEVSVVSPPFTATDLIAGIATPSGSKAVTPDAIATAVVAVIERPRTHVVVPHSMRFIAPLMSMMGPRSRRRLNKLVGSDRAFLDYDGAARRAYQQRIDTAMGANDIPPGYHND
- a CDS encoding acyl-CoA dehydrogenase family protein, with translation MDFCTVELGPNEQQFLDRAREFLGRQVTPERIEHARIAGEGFIEDVHLAMGAEGWLEPEAKKAVDGGFTPLQRRIWALECRRARVPLQTWGATMMILAAVQRFGQSELVDAILPSVYNGTVRFAMGYTEPEGGSDIATCKTRAVADGDRWIINGQKMFTTGAQHCQYVFLLTNSAPGGARHRDLTMFLVPLDTPGIEIQGLRTVDGERTNITFYNDVVLPDRYRIGEVNDGWTVLSGPLAAEHGARSPDRHGLADIAIMSAAGTEMAVIADSVAGESADCTGGSAEYRLGRAHARIEAALSTPGIFGRVAIAQTMRDLAPELMDLMGPTAALGGDTEHLYRVAPLIGIYGGTIDVFRNMIATHVLGLGRPSYARTGKEST